A genomic window from Paenibacillus sp. FSL K6-0276 includes:
- a CDS encoding septum formation initiator family protein, whose amino-acid sequence MNRFTAEEKSNHSKNSAAGAKRRRFMWIVFVAVFFGWAGYTYFDQSAVIADKGEELAKKQETSEVVIASLTQLKYELSRLNDDEYIGQLARKWYNIYPQGETPIRTEQSEQ is encoded by the coding sequence ATGAACAGATTCACTGCGGAAGAGAAAAGTAATCATAGCAAAAATTCGGCCGCAGGCGCGAAGAGAAGAAGATTTATGTGGATTGTCTTTGTGGCAGTATTTTTCGGCTGGGCGGGTTATACTTACTTCGATCAAAGCGCGGTTATTGCGGACAAGGGCGAGGAACTTGCCAAGAAGCAGGAGACCAGTGAGGTTGTCATTGCATCTTTAACTCAATTAAAATATGAATTATCCAGACTTAATGATGACGAGTATATTGGCCAATTAGCACGTAAATGGTACAATATCTATCCTCAAGGGGAAACACCTATTCGAACAGAGCAATCGGAGCAATAA
- a CDS encoding S1 domain-containing RNA-binding protein encodes MAIEVGTKLEGKVTGITHFGAFVDLSGGVTGLVHISEIADNYVKDVNDHLKISDVVTVKVINVDKDGKIGLSIKQAVDKPASEVRPPRAPRPERPSGGGGGDRFGGGGGSGGGGGGFNRERGGRPFKPAAGKPSFEDKMSRFLKDSEERISSIKKNTEGKRGGRGAKRV; translated from the coding sequence ATGGCAATTGAAGTGGGCACCAAGTTAGAAGGCAAAGTGACAGGCATCACGCATTTCGGAGCATTTGTGGATCTGTCAGGAGGTGTCACAGGTCTCGTTCACATCTCGGAAATCGCCGATAATTATGTCAAGGATGTTAACGATCATCTGAAGATTAGTGATGTAGTAACAGTCAAGGTGATCAACGTCGATAAGGACGGCAAGATCGGACTTTCCATTAAGCAGGCTGTTGACAAGCCGGCATCGGAAGTACGTCCGCCTAGAGCTCCAAGACCAGAACGTCCTAGCGGCGGCGGCGGCGGAGACCGTTTCGGCGGTGGAGGCGGCAGTGGTGGAGGCGGCGGTGGATTCAATCGTGAACGGGGTGGGCGTCCATTTAAGCCTGCAGCCGGTAAACCTTCATTCGAGGATAAAATGTCGCGATTCCTGAAAGACAGCGAAGAACGGATATCTTCGATTAAGAAGAACACAGAAGGAAAGCGCGGAGGCCGTGGAGCCAAACGCGTATAA